In a single window of the Arachis hypogaea cultivar Tifrunner chromosome 6, arahy.Tifrunner.gnm2.J5K5, whole genome shotgun sequence genome:
- the LOC112755769 gene encoding U-box domain-containing protein 45: protein MANCHRNNVGSLVLGHHPTKSSAATVSGNVRLWNSLSAASFRRIIFDALSCGGAAYRRNNHTDSASSTDGSDSDFECPKPNPNTKRNVRSEKLSDLLSMADSEVDAETETKKKEEALDDLKRLVSELQAEDSPPVKRVAAASAVRRLAREDAEVRVTFAMLGAIPPLAAMLDSEDLDSQVASLYALLNLGIGNDANKAAIVKVGSVHKMLKLIESPDSVETSVSEAIVANFLGLSALDSNKPIIGSSAAVPFLVRTLQNLDNKTSSQAKQDALRAMYNLSIFPGNVSFILETNLVPFLINSVGDMEVTNRALAILSNLVSTREGRKATSAVPDAFPILVDVLNWTDSPECQEKASYVLMIMAHKSYGDRQAMIEAGIASSLLELSLLGTTLAQKRASRILECLRVDKGKQVSGSFGGNLGATVSAPICGSSSSCAKMDGGGKDGSDEEEEMMSEEKKAVKQLVQQSLQNNMRKIAKRANLPQDTVPSDHFKSLTASSTSKSLPF from the exons ATGGCAAACTGTCACCGGAACAACGTCGGATCCCTCGTTCTCGGCCACCACCCTACAAAGTCCTCCGCCGCTACCGTTAGTGGCAACGTCCGCCTGTGGAACTCCCTCTCCGCCGCCTCCTTCCGCCGCATTATCTTCGACGCCCTCAGCTGCGGTGGCGCCGCTTACCGCCGGAATAATCACACCGACTCAGCCTCCTCCACCGACGGATCCGATTCCGACTTCGAATGCCCGAAACCTAACCCTAACACGAAGCGCAATGTGAGGTCCGAGAAGCTCTCGGATCTCCTGAGCATGGCGGATTCGGAGGTGGACGCGGAAACCGAgacgaagaagaaggaggaggctcTTGACGACCTGAAGCGCCTCGTGTCGGAGCTTCAGGCGGAGGATTCGCCTCCGGTAAAGCGAGTAGCTGCAGCTTCCGCCGTGAGGAGGCTGGCGAGGGAGGACGCTGAGGTTAGAGTGACATTCGCAATGCTCGGAGCGATTCCGCCGCTTGCAGCCATGCTCGATTCAGAAGACCTCGATTCTCAGGTAGCTTCGCTCTACGCGTTGCTTAACCTTGGAATCGGAAACGATGc AAATAAAGCTGCTATTGTGAAAGTTGGGTCTGTACACAAGATGTTGAAGCTAATTGAATCTCCAGATTCTGTGGAAACATCAGTTTCAGAAGCAATAGTTGCAAACTTTCTCGGATTGAGTGCTTTGGATTCGAACAAACCAATAATTGGATCCTCTGCAGCAGTACCATTCCTAGTTAGAACCCTCCAGAATTTAGATAATAAAACAAGCTCCCAAGCCAAACAAGATGCTCTCAGAGCAATGTACAATCTTTCAATCTTCCCAGGCAATGTTTCATTCATTTTGGAAACCAACTTGGTCCCATTTCTGATAAACTCCGTAGGAGATATGGAAGTAACCAACCGAGCCCTCGCAATCCTAAGCAACTTGGTGTCAACAAGAGAAGGTAGGAAGGCCACTAGTGCCGTCCCGGATGCTTTCCCTATCCTTGTGGATGTGTTGAATTGGACCGACTCACCGGAATGCCAAGAAAAGGCATCTTATGTTTTGATGATAATGGCGCACAAGTCTTATGGCGATAGGCAGGCCATGATTGAGGCTGGGATTGCGTCGTCACTCCTTGAGTTGTCCCTTCTTGGCACCACATTGGCACAGAAAAGGGCCTCAAGGATATTGGAATGTTTGAGGGTAGACAAAGGGAAGCAGGTTTCAGGGAGCTTTGGAGGGAATTTAGGCGCAACGGTATCCGCCCCAATCTGTGGATCGTCATCGTCTTGTGCAAAGATGGACGGAGGGGGAAAGGATGGTTCGGACGAGGAGGAGGAGATGATGAGCGAGGAGAAGAAAGCAGTGAAGCAGTTAGTCCAGCAGAGTCTGCAAAACAATATGAGGAAGATTGCTAAAAGGGCCAATTTGCCTCAAGATACTGTTCCTTCAGATCATTTTAAATCACTCACTGCAAGTTCAACATCGAAGAGCCTGCCATTTTGA
- the LOC112755770 gene encoding stromal cell-derived factor 2-like protein, with translation MALALFIFFTLLLHSSSAKSPPSSESPSEVLVTYGSVLKLMHEKTKCRLHSQDVPYGSGSGQQSVTGIPTVDDSNSYWIVRPEKGSSAKQGDTIKSGTIIRLQHLGTRKWLHSHMHASPISNNLEVSCYGDDSESDKGDNWKLLIEGSGKNWKQDQKIRLQHLETGGYLHSHDMTYSSRIVGGHHEVCGVGEKNANNIWLAAEGIYLPITETKKRDS, from the exons ATGGCTTTGGCCTTGTTtatcttcttcactcttctccttCATTCTTCTTCCGCCAAATCTCCTCCTTCCTCTGAAAGTCCCTCCGAG GTGCTGGTAACATATGGAAGTGTTCTGAAGCTGATGCATGAGAAGACAAAATGTCGTTTGCATTCTCAAGATGTTCCATATGGTTCTGGCAGTGGACAACAATCGGTTACTGGTATCCCCACTGTCGATGATTCCAATAGCTACTGG ATTGTTAGGCCTGAAAAAGGGAGTTCTGCCAAACAAGGTGATACCATTAAAAGTGGAACAATTATTAGATTGCAGCATTTGGGAACAAGAAAATGGCTTCACAGCCATATGCATGCTTCTCCAATTTCAAACAATCTTGAG GTGAGTTGCTATGGAGACGATTCTGAATCGGACAAAGGAGACAATTGGAA GCTTCTAATAGAAGGAAGTGGGAAGAATTGGAAACAAGATCAGAAGATTCGGCTTCAACATTTGGAAACTGGAGGCTATCTACATAGTCATGATATGACATACTCATCAAGAATTGTTGGGGGACACCATGAG GTTTGTGGTGTTGGCGAGAAGAATGCTAACAACATTTGGTTGGCAGCAGAAGGTATTTACCTTCCAATCACTGAAACCAAAAAGAGAGATAGTTGA